Proteins encoded by one window of Acidobacteriota bacterium:
- a CDS encoding HEAT repeat domain-containing protein: MKKNVLVGLITLTVFLLTTHPTIFAQNGANKKLENAIAALRNIDQGKLSEAQKEKKSQEIDNAWQVIKASGKAGLTRLKRELQLIKSNNRKDDFFKLNAAALLWQIGKFDEVSTILDIWKTTPLKTQYTYVFLTAFDAALTQDERALPLLEICLSDKDGELTIALHSLTLRSPLTHQFLWETFGAKGLLALNRILETSDDTVKLQAAIYLLERARYEKSLPRIRELAKSDDPRVRGTAIKALGVFGHPQDYNFLISGLDSEHPMDQYSFVYALYEYEDLQAASSLYKLLSEETNEFPKREAVIALLHLPSVQSLDVLQKYCASVKTPHEAQICGSTLGFYLERQGMKWRGWDAYAKMTGKEKEALVEELRSRSDYNDESIKAIAKPSHDAFVKAANEWKKNHRLECKNEDCDIETLLSAATPDDMDLLLEVRASLYARLSDECLYEVETVDRTLRRLGRSRYRKIAGLTDKVEARE; encoded by the coding sequence ATGAAAAAAAATGTTCTTGTCGGTTTGATTACCCTAACGGTTTTTCTTTTAACCACACACCCAACCATCTTCGCCCAAAACGGCGCAAACAAAAAATTAGAAAATGCGATTGCCGCCTTGAGAAATATTGATCAAGGCAAACTGAGCGAAGCACAAAAAGAAAAAAAGTCTCAAGAGATAGATAATGCCTGGCAGGTAATCAAAGCATCAGGGAAAGCAGGATTGACAAGGCTTAAACGCGAACTTCAACTAATTAAAAGCAACAACCGAAAAGATGATTTTTTTAAGCTCAACGCTGCGGCGCTTCTCTGGCAAATCGGCAAGTTTGACGAAGTTTCAACCATTCTCGATATTTGGAAAACCACACCGTTGAAGACCCAATATACTTATGTCTTTCTTACTGCCTTTGATGCGGCATTGACGCAAGACGAAAGAGCCTTGCCTCTGCTTGAAATCTGTTTAAGTGATAAAGATGGTGAACTCACAATCGCCTTGCATTCTTTGACTCTCCGCTCACCTTTAACGCATCAATTTTTATGGGAGACTTTTGGCGCGAAAGGGCTTCTGGCTTTGAACCGGATTTTGGAAACTTCCGATGATACGGTTAAGTTGCAAGCAGCGATTTATCTACTTGAACGGGCGCGTTATGAGAAATCGCTGCCGCGAATAAGAGAACTGGCGAAGAGCGATGACCCAAGGGTTCGTGGCACAGCCATAAAAGCATTAGGTGTATTCGGTCACCCGCAGGATTACAATTTTCTAATATCGGGATTGGATTCAGAACATCCGATGGATCAATACTCATTTGTTTATGCGCTCTACGAATATGAAGATTTACAAGCTGCGTCTTCACTGTATAAACTTCTGAGCGAAGAAACAAATGAGTTCCCAAAACGGGAAGCGGTTATTGCTTTACTGCATCTTCCATCGGTGCAATCACTCGATGTTCTACAAAAATATTGCGCTTCGGTAAAAACTCCGCACGAAGCGCAAATTTGTGGTTCCACGCTTGGATTCTATCTTGAACGCCAGGGCATGAAATGGCGTGGCTGGGATGCCTATGCAAAGATGACGGGAAAAGAGAAAGAGGCGTTGGTTGAAGAGCTTCGCAGCCGCTCCGATTATAACGATGAATCTATAAAAGCAATTGCAAAACCATCTCACGATGCATTCGTCAAAGCCGCCAATGAATGGAAAAAGAACCACCGCTTGGAATGTAAAAATGAGGATTGCGACATTGAAACTCTGCTTTCCGCTGCAACACCCGATGATATGGACTTGCTATTAGAGGTGCGGGCATCTTTGTATGCCCGGCTTTCTGATGAGTGCCTCTACGAAGTTGAAACCGTAGACAGAACGTTACGCAGGCTGGGCAGAAGCCGCTACCGTAAAATAGCCGGATTGACCGATAAAGTTGAAGCCAGAGAATAG
- a CDS encoding enoyl-CoA hydratase/isomerase family protein, with protein sequence MEHQFILAEPRGAILTLTLNNPQKSNSLHPELVDELVAKLKAIKNDEAINVVIITGAGKHFCAGLDLNMLVDWTKKETNKYLQTVTKIFRRIWRLPQPVIAAVNGAAIAGGFDLAAFCDIRLAAHEAIFGQAEINIGLTQIIHPLYKTIGLANAKELAMTGQNITAAEAYRIGLVNHLCEREALMNEAMKLAEILAAKPRAALFETKRLTRELIDLDMKTAQKRINASIARCLKSEEHRQKVAEVLEKIKAKQ encoded by the coding sequence ATGGAACATCAATTTATACTCGCTGAACCTCGTGGGGCAATTTTAACCCTCACTTTAAACAATCCGCAAAAAAGCAATTCCTTGCACCCGGAACTGGTTGATGAACTGGTAGCGAAATTAAAAGCGATTAAAAACGATGAGGCGATTAATGTGGTGATTATCACCGGCGCGGGCAAACATTTTTGCGCCGGACTGGATTTGAATATGCTGGTTGATTGGACGAAAAAAGAGACCAATAAATATTTACAAACCGTGACCAAAATTTTTCGCAGGATTTGGCGGTTGCCGCAACCGGTGATTGCCGCCGTCAACGGCGCAGCGATTGCCGGAGGCTTTGATCTCGCGGCGTTTTGCGATATTCGATTAGCCGCGCACGAAGCGATATTCGGACAGGCGGAAATCAACATCGGACTGACACAAATCATCCACCCGCTTTATAAAACCATTGGCTTGGCGAATGCTAAAGAATTGGCGATGACCGGGCAGAACATCACCGCTGCCGAAGCCTATCGCATCGGCTTGGTCAATCATCTCTGCGAACGCGAAGCCTTGATGAACGAAGCGATGAAGTTGGCAGAAATTCTCGCAGCCAAACCGCGCGCCGCGTTATTTGAGACCAAACGCCTGACCCGCGAACTGATTGACCTGGATATGAAGACCGCGCAAAAGCGAATCAACGCCAGCATTGCCCGTTGTTTAAAATCCGAAGAACATCGGCAAAAAGTCGCCGAGGTTTTGGAGAAAATAAAAGCCAAGCAATAG
- a CDS encoding zinc ribbon domain-containing protein, with translation MFCPRCSTENLNEPKYCRKCGLHLTSVHMSLDGRLDEVIEQVRKGEGILGGGAVTLIICVVAALLITLFESGINIGVLFYLVIGLLVAVPMLYVGMKRITGAKKLIEGKARELESNKNIQLTTAPTTDPVLALPAESPSVTEHTTYDLPPVETVSTRQMQSE, from the coding sequence ATGTTTTGTCCGCGATGCAGCACCGAAAATCTCAATGAACCGAAATATTGCCGCAAATGCGGATTGCATTTGACCAGCGTCCATATGTCTCTGGACGGGCGACTGGATGAGGTCATCGAACAAGTCCGCAAAGGCGAAGGCATTTTAGGCGGCGGCGCGGTGACACTCATCATCTGTGTGGTCGCTGCGCTCCTCATTACACTTTTTGAGTCAGGGATAAATATTGGCGTCCTCTTTTATTTAGTCATTGGGCTGTTAGTTGCCGTACCCATGCTTTACGTAGGGATGAAACGCATTACCGGAGCGAAAAAATTAATTGAAGGCAAAGCCAGAGAATTGGAGAGTAATAAAAATATTCAATTGACCACTGCACCTACGACTGACCCTGTGCTTGCCCTACCTGCCGAAAGCCCGTCCGTCACCGAACACACGACTTATGATTTGCCGCCGGTTGAAACCGTCTCAACCAGACAAATGCAAAGTGAATAA
- a CDS encoding DUF1015 family protein, with amino-acid sequence MATIHAFRAQRPLPAKAAAVSAVPYDVVNTQEARALAEGNPLSFLRVSRPELELADDTNPYADEVYARAAANFEKLKLAAPLVVEETPSLYVYTLQMGKQIQTGIAACASVDEYDTDIVRKHERTRKDKEDDRTRHIVTLRAQTGPVFMTYRGRDEINQLVNDTKAGEPLYDFTAADGIKHTIWRMSDEATAKTSEAFKAVPLFYIADGHHRAASASRARAALKAENLNHTGDEEYNFFLTVLFPSDQLHIMPYNRLVKDLNGMSEGDFLDALLKEFVQVEVGSPTPPHKGEISMYIGGRWITLKAQHVDATDPIRSLDVSVLQEKILDPLLGIKDIRTDKRIDFVGGIRGTQALEQAVNSGQAAVAFSMYPVSLDELIAVSDANQIMPPKSTWFEPKLRDGLLSHLI; translated from the coding sequence ATGGCTACCATTCATGCCTTTCGCGCTCAACGTCCCTTGCCAGCCAAAGCCGCAGCAGTTTCCGCAGTCCCTTATGACGTCGTCAACACTCAGGAAGCGCGCGCGCTTGCCGAAGGCAATCCGCTCAGTTTTTTAAGAGTCTCGCGACCTGAACTCGAACTTGCGGACGACACCAATCCTTACGCAGATGAAGTGTACGCGCGCGCCGCCGCCAATTTCGAGAAATTGAAACTTGCTGCGCCGCTCGTCGTTGAAGAGACCCCAAGCCTTTACGTTTACACTTTGCAGATGGGCAAACAGATTCAAACCGGCATCGCCGCCTGCGCTTCAGTTGATGAATACGACACCGACATCGTTCGTAAACACGAACGCACCCGCAAAGACAAAGAAGATGACCGCACGCGCCACATCGTCACCTTGCGCGCGCAAACCGGGCCCGTGTTTATGACCTATCGCGGGCGCGATGAAATCAATCAACTCGTCAATGACACCAAAGCGGGCGAGCCGCTTTATGATTTCACCGCCGCAGATGGCATCAAACACACCATTTGGCGCATGAGCGATGAAGCAACCGCGAAAACCAGCGAAGCCTTTAAAGCGGTGCCGCTTTTTTACATCGCTGATGGACACCATCGCGCCGCCAGCGCCAGTCGCGCACGCGCCGCGCTTAAAGCCGAAAACCTCAATCACACGGGCGACGAAGAGTACAACTTTTTTCTCACCGTGCTTTTCCCCTCAGACCAACTGCACATCATGCCTTATAACCGTCTGGTGAAAGATTTGAACGGAATGAGCGAAGGCGATTTTCTTGATGCGCTGTTAAAAGAGTTTGTGCAGGTCGAAGTCGGTTCCCCCACCCCCCCGCACAAAGGCGAAATTTCGATGTACATTGGCGGGCGCTGGATAACTTTAAAAGCGCAACACGTTGATGCCACCGACCCGATTCGCTCACTCGATGTGAGTGTCTTGCAGGAAAAAATTCTTGACCCGTTGCTTGGTATCAAAGACATTCGCACAGACAAACGCATTGATTTCGTCGGCGGCATTCGCGGCACTCAAGCTTTGGAACAAGCGGTTAATAGCGGACAGGCGGCAGTGGCATTTTCAATGTATCCGGTATCGCTCGATGAACTGATTGCGGTATCGGACGCCAATCAAATCATGCCGCCAAAATCGACCTGGTTTGAACCCAAGCTCAGGGACGGGTTGCTCAGTCATTTGATTTAG
- a CDS encoding four helix bundle protein, translating to MEKTNFEKLQIYQLSEQLCDDVWKMVVKWDAFAKDTVGKQLVRCVDSIGANIAEGTGRGVATKDNQRFARIARGSLYETRHWLRRAYNRKLLGMEQVNKIKPILDELTPKLNAYLRSIGSTQKS from the coding sequence GTGGAAAAAACGAATTTTGAAAAATTACAGATTTATCAACTATCCGAACAACTTTGTGATGATGTTTGGAAGATGGTTGTTAAATGGGATGCATTTGCTAAAGATACTGTTGGGAAACAGCTTGTTCGATGTGTTGATAGCATCGGCGCAAATATTGCCGAAGGAACCGGACGCGGTGTGGCGACAAAAGATAACCAAAGGTTTGCCAGAATTGCCAGAGGCTCTCTGTACGAAACCCGACACTGGTTACGACGTGCGTACAATCGAAAATTATTAGGGATGGAGCAAGTCAATAAAATTAAACCGATATTAGATGAACTGACGCCCAAACTTAATGCATATTTGCGTTCAATAGGTAGCACTCAAAAGTCTTAA
- a CDS encoding 3-phosphoglycerate dehydrogenase family protein, with translation MKILIADKFEQSGIEALKQADFEIAYEPDAKDDALLKAIADSGADVLVVRSTVVTGAMLEAGRLSLVVRAGAGYNNIDVKTASARGIYVANCPGKNSIAVAELAFGLLLALDRHIVQNAVDLQNGIWNKKTYSKARGIYGATLGLIGTGKIGQEMIKRARAFGMPVVAWSRSLTDETAEALGIERKATPLEVAAVADIVSVHVALKDETRNLLNEAFFNAMKPGACFINTARAEVVDQEALEKALNEKNIFAGLDVFKGEPTGGTGTVEDPIFKHKNVIGTHHIGASTDQAQQAIADETARIIREYRDNGRAPNVVNLAKKSPATHMLVVRHFDRVGVLAGVFDRLKEAGINVQETENIVFDGAVAAVARIHLDQSAGEATLNSIQADENIIEVSLLNL, from the coding sequence ATGAAAATTTTAATCGCAGATAAATTTGAACAAAGCGGAATTGAGGCGCTGAAACAGGCGGATTTTGAAATCGCTTATGAACCCGATGCCAAAGATGATGCTTTACTGAAAGCGATTGCCGATAGCGGCGCAGATGTTTTAGTAGTTCGTTCAACGGTTGTCACTGGCGCGATGCTTGAAGCCGGACGTTTGAGCTTAGTAGTTCGCGCTGGCGCTGGCTACAACAACATTGACGTCAAGACAGCATCGGCACGCGGCATCTATGTCGCCAACTGTCCAGGCAAAAATTCCATAGCGGTTGCCGAACTCGCCTTCGGTTTGCTTCTCGCGCTCGACCGTCATATCGTGCAAAACGCCGTCGATTTGCAAAACGGCATATGGAACAAAAAGACCTATAGCAAAGCTCGCGGTATTTACGGCGCAACCCTTGGACTGATTGGCACAGGCAAAATCGGGCAGGAGATGATTAAACGGGCGCGGGCTTTCGGAATGCCGGTGGTGGCATGGAGTCGTTCGCTCACCGATGAAACCGCCGAAGCTTTAGGGATTGAGCGCAAAGCGACACCTTTGGAAGTCGCGGCGGTTGCCGACATCGTCAGCGTTCACGTCGCGCTCAAAGATGAAACCCGCAATCTGCTGAACGAAGCGTTTTTTAATGCTATGAAACCCGGTGCCTGTTTCATCAATACGGCGCGCGCCGAAGTGGTTGACCAGGAGGCTTTGGAAAAAGCTTTGAATGAAAAAAATATTTTCGCCGGACTCGATGTTTTTAAAGGCGAACCCACTGGCGGCACCGGCACGGTTGAAGACCCGATTTTCAAACACAAAAACGTCATTGGCACGCATCACATCGGCGCGTCAACCGATCAGGCGCAACAAGCAATCGCCGATGAAACCGCGCGTATCATTCGCGAGTATCGCGATAACGGGCGCGCGCCGAACGTGGTGAATCTCGCGAAAAAATCACCGGCTACGCATATGCTGGTGGTGCGCCATTTTGACCGTGTTGGCGTGCTTGCGGGCGTTTTCGATAGACTCAAAGAAGCGGGCATCAATGTGCAGGAGACCGAGAATATCGTTTTTGATGGAGCCGTTGCTGCTGTTGCCCGCATCCACCTTGATCAAAGCGCCGGTGAAGCGACTTTGAATTCAATTCAAGCCGACGAAAATATTATCGAAGTCAGTTTGTTGAATTTGTAG
- the serC gene encoding 3-phosphoserine/phosphohydroxythreonine transaminase has product MTERIFNFSAGPAVLPLTVLEEAQRDLVALPDVGMSVLEISHRSKTFDAIIQGAEANIRQLANIPENYQVLFLQGGASLQFSMLAMNFMPLANKADYIVTGVWSKKAIKEARRVGQVNIAASTESENFTRIPTDEEIKLDPEAAYVHYTTNNTIYGTEWHRAPASGAAPLVADASSDIFSKPIDVAKHAMIYAGAQKNLAPAGLTLAIVRDDLLARCSDSLPTMLNYKTHADNKSLYNTPPVFPIYILHLVTKWLIAEGGLEAMAKHNAEKAQVLYDAIDATEFYRPHATADSRSLMNVTFRLPSEDLEKQFVSEATRAGLDGLKGHRSVGGIRASIYNAFPKAGVEALVSFMKEFERANG; this is encoded by the coding sequence ATGACAGAACGAATTTTTAATTTTTCCGCAGGTCCCGCAGTTTTACCTTTAACTGTTCTCGAAGAAGCTCAGCGCGATCTGGTGGCGCTTCCCGATGTGGGCATGTCTGTGCTGGAAATCAGTCATCGCTCGAAAACCTTTGACGCGATTATTCAAGGCGCAGAAGCCAACATTCGCCAACTCGCAAACATTCCTGAAAACTATCAGGTGTTGTTTTTGCAGGGCGGCGCGTCTTTACAATTTTCCATGCTGGCGATGAATTTTATGCCACTCGCAAACAAGGCGGATTACATCGTCACCGGCGTCTGGTCAAAGAAAGCCATTAAGGAAGCCCGGCGCGTCGGTCAGGTCAACATCGCGGCATCAACCGAGTCTGAAAATTTCACCCGCATCCCGACCGATGAAGAAATCAAACTCGACCCCGAAGCCGCGTATGTTCACTACACCACGAACAACACGATTTACGGAACCGAGTGGCATCGCGCGCCTGCATCGGGCGCAGCGCCGCTCGTTGCCGATGCCTCATCCGATATTTTCAGCAAACCGATTGATGTCGCCAAACACGCGATGATTTATGCCGGAGCGCAAAAAAATCTCGCGCCTGCGGGCTTGACGCTTGCCATCGTTCGCGATGATTTGCTGGCGCGATGTTCAGATAGTTTGCCTACCATGTTGAATTACAAAACCCACGCCGATAACAAATCGCTTTACAACACGCCGCCGGTTTTCCCGATTTATATTCTTCATCTGGTTACCAAGTGGTTGATTGCCGAAGGCGGACTCGAAGCGATGGCAAAACACAACGCAGAGAAAGCCCAAGTTTTATATGACGCGATTGATGCGACGGAATTTTATCGCCCGCATGCAACCGCTGACAGCCGGTCATTGATGAATGTGACATTCAGACTTCCGAGCGAAGATTTGGAAAAACAGTTTGTCAGCGAGGCGACCAGAGCCGGGCTTGACGGACTCAAAGGACACCGTTCGGTTGGCGGCATACGGGCTTCGATTTATAACGCCTTCCCGAAAGCCGGGGTTGAAGCGTTGGTCAGCTTTATGAAAGAGTTTGAACGCGCCAACGGTTAA
- a CDS encoding PilZ domain-containing protein, producing the protein MKNPSVKGKEMTTPPKTYSPEQIRDYLSDLKELLDYIEESQTHYEVLDVDELATTGEIKIAYMRAAALLNPGQFNLELPQPEDLLPRIDEAFERVSLAFSVLVNFTRRAEYDDTLFERESDEAAGAENFEHFAATVESEMHLADIEERQRANERRRHRRFELALPVTVMGYNQNGDKWNEMTQSVDVSVSGVLMHLTTAVQKGQILKISMPMPMTLRNHAFFENSYEVYAIVRRIDAGEQSAKFIGVEFIGEQPPQAYFEKPWGIFQTDTPNMEERRRTPRKKGKKTFRIEYYNNELILIGKEEAVSEDFGLGGIRLCVKEAPGTFNLVRVISASGKFDSLAQVTKRSRGKDGIERLSLAFIHNSERVN; encoded by the coding sequence ATGAAAAATCCGAGTGTTAAAGGTAAAGAAATGACGACTCCCCCTAAAACCTATTCGCCGGAGCAGATTCGCGATTATCTATCAGACCTCAAAGAGTTGCTCGATTATATCGAAGAATCGCAAACCCATTACGAAGTTCTGGATGTTGATGAACTGGCAACTACAGGTGAAATCAAAATCGCTTACATGCGCGCCGCGGCTTTATTGAATCCCGGACAATTCAACCTGGAGTTGCCGCAACCCGAAGACTTGCTGCCGCGCATTGATGAAGCTTTTGAAAGAGTATCCCTGGCATTTTCGGTGCTGGTCAACTTCACACGCCGCGCCGAATATGACGATACACTTTTTGAACGCGAATCCGATGAAGCGGCAGGTGCAGAGAACTTTGAGCATTTCGCTGCGACCGTGGAAAGCGAAATGCATCTCGCGGATATTGAAGAACGCCAGCGTGCCAACGAACGTCGCCGTCATCGCCGATTTGAACTGGCATTGCCGGTTACTGTCATGGGCTATAATCAAAATGGCGATAAATGGAACGAAATGACGCAATCGGTGGATGTCAGCGTTTCCGGCGTTTTAATGCATCTCACAACGGCTGTACAAAAAGGTCAGATTTTGAAAATCTCGATGCCGATGCCGATGACGCTTAGAAATCATGCCTTCTTTGAAAATTCCTATGAAGTTTATGCGATAGTCCGACGGATTGATGCCGGTGAACAATCGGCTAAATTCATTGGCGTGGAATTTATCGGTGAACAGCCGCCACAGGCTTATTTTGAAAAGCCCTGGGGCATCTTTCAAACCGACACTCCGAATATGGAAGAGCGCCGACGCACCCCGCGTAAAAAAGGCAAAAAGACTTTTCGCATCGAATATTACAACAATGAATTGATATTAATTGGCAAAGAAGAAGCCGTCAGTGAAGATTTCGGATTGGGCGGCATACGCTTATGTGTGAAAGAAGCGCCCGGCACCTTTAATCTGGTGCGGGTCATCAGCGCCAGCGGAAAATTTGACAGCCTCGCGCAAGTGACCAAACGCAGTCGCGGAAAAGACGGCATCGAACGCCTGAGCCTCGCCTTTATTCATAACAGCGAGCGGGTGAATTAA